From Microbacterium sp. LWH11-1.2, one genomic window encodes:
- a CDS encoding Dabb family protein produces MSIQHTVVFRLVHPAGSAEEREFLATGHAVLTSIPGVSDFTIRRQVSPKSDLAHQFSMVFADQGAYDTYNAHPAHTAFVAERWVPEVEAFQEYDFAE; encoded by the coding sequence ATGTCGATCCAGCACACCGTCGTCTTCCGCCTCGTGCACCCTGCGGGTTCCGCCGAGGAACGCGAGTTCCTCGCCACGGGTCACGCCGTCCTGACCTCTATCCCGGGGGTTTCGGACTTCACGATCCGCCGCCAGGTCAGCCCGAAGAGCGACCTCGCCCATCAGTTCTCGATGGTCTTCGCGGATCAGGGCGCCTATGACACGTACAACGCCCACCCTGCGCACACCGCCTTCGTGGCGGAGCGCTGGGTGCCGGAGGTCGAGGCCTTCCAGGAGTACGACTTCGCCGAGTGA